A single window of Arvicola amphibius chromosome 15, mArvAmp1.2, whole genome shotgun sequence DNA harbors:
- the LOC119801824 gene encoding 60S ribosomal protein L23-like, which yields MSKRGRGGSSGVKFRISLGLPVGAVINCAANTGAKNLYIISVKGLKGRLNRLPAAGVGGTVRATVKKDKPELRKKVHPAVVIRQRKSYRRKDGVFLYFEDNAGVIVNNKGEMKGSAITGPVAKDCVDLWPRIASNAGSIA from the coding sequence ATGTCCAAGCGAGGACGTGGTGGGTCCTCCGGAGTGAAATTCCGGATATCCCTGGGTCTTCCAGTAGGAGCTGTGATCAACTGTGCTGCCAATACAGGAGCCAAAAATTTGTATATCATCTCTGTGAAGGGACTCAAGGGACGACTGAACAGACTTCCCGCTGCTGGTGTGGGTGGCACGGTGAGGGCCACGGTGAAGAAAGACAAACCGGAGCTAAGAAAAAAGGTCCATCCAGCTGTTGTAATTCGACAACGAAAGTCATATCGGAGAAAAGATGGGGTGTTTCTCTATTTTGAAGACAACGCAGGGGTCATAGTAAACAATAAAGGCGAGATGAAAGGTTCTGCTATCACAGGTCCAGTTGCAAAGGATTGTGTGGACTTGTGGCCCAGGATTGCATCGAATGCAGGCAGCATTGCGTGA